The Primulina eburnea isolate SZY01 chromosome 8, ASM2296580v1, whole genome shotgun sequence genome contains a region encoding:
- the LOC140838969 gene encoding uncharacterized protein — translation MKEKGKKETQGEVAREREVHFVAEKEQEAVEIEPGKHIRELAGISPKVAEHKLNILPGSRPVKQKKRHFGPEKDKGYHQIPLALEDQDKSSFITSGGTFCYVVMAFGLKNAGATYQRLMNHVFQKQIGGNIEVYVDDILIKTREVSCFIDDLGETFTTLKRYGIKLNPAKFVFGVRSGKFLGFLVTDRGIEVNPEKIKAIMDMPSPQSVWDVKKLTGRIAALSRFISRSAHRSYPFFQVLRNAQKFGWDEKFEQAFQDLKKHLAELHVLVKPEPRGKLWIYLSATEHVVSSVLVKEEGTDQNPVYYVSHALRGAELKYSEVEKIALALVMISRKLRPYFLSHPIVVLTNSPLGRIMTHAEVSGKMVKWTIELGEYNIEYKPRVSIKAQALTDFLIEIIQPGEEEVWIIFVDGASNLSGCGVGVVLIALSGEKIKLALKIDSRITNNEAEYEAVLAGLQATREVGASQVIIYSNSQLVNQQIKGTYEAKNEKMPKYLGLITARAALFTDWSIEQIPRKENEEADTLTKLATSMSDISIREVLCFTRLVLSVDEEVPPTRRNSWMTPLIEYIVHDKLPEDKAQAWKIKKRASRTTLRTSTRETPYSLVYGSEAILPVEIEKSSTWIESYPSNNDQTQAIELDLVEEKRDRAVIRMEAYRSWVMKSYNKHIRSRDFQVKDLVMKKL, via the exons ATGAAGGAGAAGGGGAAGAAGGAGACTCAAGGTGAGGTGGCCAGAGAAAGAGAAGTACACTTTGTTGCGGAGAAAGAGCAAGAGGCAGTGGAGATTGAGCCCGGGAAACACATACGG GAGCTGGCCGGGATCTCACCAAAGGTGGCTGAGCACAAATTAAATATCCTCCCAGGATCCCGGCCCGTGAAACAAAAGAAGAGGCATTTTGGCCCGGAGAAAGATAAA GGGTACCACCAAATCCCTTTAGCTcttgaagatcaagataaatCCAGTTTCATCACTTCCGGGGGCACTTTTTGCTACGTGGTTATGGCTTTTGGATTGAAGAATGCGGGGGCCACGTACCAACGCTTGATGAATCATGTTTTCCAAAAGCAGATAGGCGGGAACATTGAagtatatgtggatgatattctgATCAAGACCCGAGAAGTCTCCTGCTTCATTGATGATCTAGGCGAGACCTTCACTACCTTGAAACGGTATGGGATAAAACTCAACCCGGCTAAATTCGTATTTGGGGTCAGAAGTGGAAAATTCTTGGGTTTCTTGGTGACTGATCGGGGAATTGAAGTAAATCCAGAGAAGATCAAAGCCATAATGGACATGCCTTCCCCTCAATCTGTCTGGGATGTAAAAAAATTAACCGGAAGGATTGCAGCCTTGTCACGCTTCATTTCTCGGTCTGCCCATCGAAGTTATCCATTTTTCCAAGTTTTGAGAAATGCACAAAAATTTGGCTGGGACGAAAAATTTGAGCAAGCTTTCCAAGACTTGAAGAAGCATTTGGCCGAGTTACATGTTCTAGTAAAACCAGAGCCCAGGGGAAAATTGTGGATTTATCTATCTGCTACTGAGCACGTCGTTAGCTCCGTACTTGTCAAGGAGGAAGGGACCGACCAAAATCCAGTATATTACGTCAGTCATGCCCTCCGAGGAGCAGAATTGAAATACAGTGAAGTGGAAAAAATAGCCCTAGCCCTGGTAATGATTTCCCGAAAGCTAAGACCTTATTTTCTCTCACATCCGATTGTGGTCCTCACCAATTCTCCACTCGGGAGGATCATGACACACGCTGAAGTCTCTGGAAAAATGGTTAAGTGGACTATAGAGCTCGGTGAATATAACATTGAATATAAACCTCGAGTTTCTATAAAAGCCCAAGCATTGACGGACTTCTTGATTGAGATTATTCAACCGGGAGAAGAAGAAGTATGGATAATTTTCGTTGATGGGGCATCAAACTTGTCGGGATGTGGAGTTGGGGTGGTTTTAATTGCTCTATCAGGAGAAAAAATCAAGTTGGCTCTAAAAATCGACTCCCGGATCACCAATAATGAAGCAGAGTATGAAGCCGTCCTGGCAGGGTTGCAGGCTACCCGGGAAGTCGGTGCTTCCCAAGTTATAATTTATTCTAACTCTCAATTGGTCAATCAGCAAATAAAGGGAACATATGAGGCCAAGAACGAAAAAATGCCCAAATATTTGGGACTCATCACAGCCCGGGCTGCCCTTTTTACTGATTGGAGCATTGAACAAATTCCTAGGAAGGAAAATGAAGAAGCTGATACCTTAACTAAATTGGCTACCTCTATGTCGGATATAAGCATCCGGGAAGTCCTCTGTTTCACCCGGTTAGTGCTTTCTGTTGATGAGGAAGTACCCCCGACTCGGAGAAACTCGTGGATGACTCCTCTCATTGAATATATAGTCCATGATAAGCTCCCAGAAGATAAAGCTCAAGCTTGGAAAATCAAAAAACGAGCATCCAG AACCACACTTCGAACATCTACTCGGGAAACTCCATATAGTTTAGTCTATGGTTCAGAAGCAATCTTACCTGTGGAAATCGAAAAATCTTCTACTTGGATAGAATCTTATCCGAGCAACAATGATCAGACTCAGGCCATTGAGCTTGACTTAGTTGAAGAAAAAAGAGACAGGGCAGTCATTCGAATGGAAGCCTATCGAAGCTGGGTAATGAAATCTTACAACAAACATATTCGATCACGAGATTTCCAGGTTAAGGACCTAGTAATGAAAaaattgtaa